In Myxococcales bacterium, the DNA window GCTGATCGTGTAGTAGCCGCTCGCGTCAGCAGCAAAACCAATGGCTTCGCCCTGCTGCTCGGCCTTGTGCGGCACCGGGCAAGCCACACCTTCGAGGGCCTTCGCCACGGACATTCCGGCGCCGCGACGCCACAAGAAGGCAGTCCCGTAGGTGCGGATCAGGATCGCGTCTCCGCTGGGCGAGATGTCTCCGCCCGTCGTGGTGGCGCCGCCAGCGAGGGGCGCAACACCGAAGGTCAGGCTCGCAACCTGCGAGAGCACTCCACTGGCCAAGGGTGCGCCCGCGCGGAACACCGGGCTGGTGCCGGTTCCCGCTTTGACCACGATGAAGAGGTCGCCGGTCTTGGGGTCGACCAGCAGCGTCTCGGCATTGTGAGCTCCGTCCGGGTAGGTGAACGTGAACGTCTCGACCCCGTTCAGGGTGACGTTCTGGGCAGGGCCCGCCGCACTCACACTCGGCTCGGCGACCCGGTAAATCTTGATGTTCGCCCGAGCCACGGCGTTGTCACCGATGTCGCCCGCGTACAGATATTTTTCACCAGCGGTCGGCCCCGGACCCGTTGCGATGTCCTCCCAATCCGCGGCCTGAGCTCCCGCAAAGGTGAACACACCGAGGTGCGTGCCGGTCTTGGTGAGTGCGTACAGCTTGGGGCCGTCTCCCGAATCGTTGTTGACCCAGAACACCCCGGTGTTCTTCCGGCTCTCGACGATGCCGCTCGCCTCGTTGACTCCGGCGAACGCAATCTTCCCGGTCTCGACGCCGTCGGCGAAGGTCGGGCAAGGGCCAACGCCGGTGCCCGCGGTCCCGCCGCTCGAGGTGCCACCCGCGCCGCCGCTCGAGGTGCCACCCGCGCCGCCGCTCGAGGTTCCGCCCCCGCCCGCGCCGCCGCCGGTCGAACCAGCAACGCCGCCACTCGAGGTACCACCCGCGCCTCCGCCACCAGCTGTCGTTCCACCGGTACCACCACCGGCCCCACTCGAACCGCCGCTCGACGCACCACCCGACGCCTTGCCCCCGCCGCCGCCATCATCGCCCGACTCGCCGCACGCGGTGCAGGCAGGGAGCAGGAGACAGAACGCGAGTGCTCGGAGCTTCTTCATGCGGCCCTCGATCATCAAAGTCGATTTTTGCACGGCTGCCGGACAACGGGTTAGAGATTTCCCAGCGTGTTGACGCGGCTCGGCGGAAAAACGCATGCGTGGCGTCACTGCGCGTGTTCGGCCCAGAACGGGAAGGCCTCGTCCAGATAGATTTCTCTCGCGCCATGGCCGGTCCGGTGCTCCGCGACCCGAACCGGCCACTTGGCGTTGACCAGGAGCTGTCCCAGCTGGCGCGCAGATTTGCCCACCGTGTCGTAGAGACCGTAGCCGATGTACACGGGCCGTGGCGAGAGCTCGCGCAGGTTGGGTTCGAGCACGGCGGTGCCTCCGGACATGGCGCCAAAACCATCCACGTCGATGTCGCCGCGCTGAGCAAGGGTCGCAACGAAGTAGGCACCCGAGGACGAACCCGCCAGGTACACGCGCCGAAACTCGATCCCGGTCGCCTGCTCCAGCAGCTTTCGCGCCGCTTGAATTCGCAGCACGAGCTCGGACGAAAGGCGTTGGTACGATCCGGGAGCCGTTGGCCAGCCCCACCAACGTTCGAGGCCTTTGGGCGTGAGACCCTGGTTACCGCGGGGCATCAGCGCGGCGGCGCCGGCGCGCCTCGAGGCGCGAGCGACGACCGCTTGGTAGTTGGTCTTCTGGACACTCGTTCGCTCCGGCGGCACCACTCCGTGCAAGTAGATGAGGAGGGTGTCGGTCGGCTGCTCCGGCAAGTAGAAACACGTGCTCGGATCGAGCCCACGGACCGCGTCGGTGCACCAATCCGTCGCGACGGCCTGCGGATCGTGCGGAGGCCAGGTCGCGGGAGGCGGCACGGCAAGTTTTGCGGGAGCGGCCGCGGTGCCGGCCTGCGGCGCCGGCCGACTGGCCACGGGCGACGCCGCGGGTTCGGCGGCTCGGGGCGCGTTCGGCGGTGGGGCCTCGGCACAGGCGCAAACAGCAAGGGCAATTGCCAAGCTCCCCGCCCGACCAGAGTCTCCGAGCCTCGCCGCCATCAGCCCTACTCTAACCAGCCAGGCGCCACCGGACCAATCGATGACACGCCAGGCGTCATCCCCACCCGCGGTCAGCTCTGTTAGGACCTCACTGGAGCTCGAGCAAAAGGAGATCTCATGCAGACCGTGATCGGCGGCGAGGTAGTCGCGAAAATGCTGGCAAATGAGGGAGTCCGCAAGGTCTTTGGCATCGTCGATGGAACCTATCTCGGCTTCTACGCCAGCTTCGAGAAGTACGGCATCGAGCTGATATCTCCCCGCCACGAGACCTGTGCGGCCCACATGGCGGGCGCCTACGCGCGCCTCACCGGTGAGCTTGGCGTTTGCATGGCAAGCAATGGTCCCGGCGTCGCCAACATCTTGCCCGGCGTGGCGGTGGAAAACGGTGAGGGCAACCGCGTGCTCCTGATCACGAGCTGTCGCCGGCAGGGCATTGCGTACCCGGACCGCGGGGGCACGTTCCAGTACTTCGACCAGGTCGCGGTCACTCGACCGATGACCAAGTGGAGTGGCGCCGCCGCGAGCTTCGAGCGCGTGCCGGAGCTGATGCGACGTGCATTCCGGATTTCACACCGCGGGCGCCCAGGGGTCGTGCACGTCGACATCCCCGAGAACGTGATGAACGGCAGCTTCACGACGAGCGAGACCTTCGACGCCGCGCCGTCGAGTTACCGTCGGGTCAGCGCGCTCGAGCCCTCCGCGGCGGACGTGACTGCCATCGCCGACGCAATGCTGAAGGCGGAGCGCCCGCTGATTCATGCGGGTAGTGGCGTCGTGCACGCCCGCGCCTTCGCAGAGCTCACCCAGGTCGCCGAGCAGCTCGGCTGTCCGGTCAGCACCAGCTGGGGAGCCCGCGGCGTGATCTCGGAGCAACATGCCCTGGCGTTGCCCACCAACGCTCTGGCGGCAATTCAGGCTGCGCGGCAGAGCGCCGACTGGGTCTTGGTGCTCGGCTCTCGCCTGGGCGAGACGGATTTCTGGGGCAAAGCCCCGTACTGGGGGCCGCGCGACGCCCAGCGTTTCATCCAGGTCGACCACGACGAGGAGATCCTCGGGCTGAATCGGCCCGCAGAGCGCTGTGTGCTTTCGGACTGCGGAACGCTACT includes these proteins:
- a CDS encoding thiamine pyrophosphate-binding protein, with translation MQTVIGGEVVAKMLANEGVRKVFGIVDGTYLGFYASFEKYGIELISPRHETCAAHMAGAYARLTGELGVCMASNGPGVANILPGVAVENGEGNRVLLITSCRRQGIAYPDRGGTFQYFDQVAVTRPMTKWSGAAASFERVPELMRRAFRISHRGRPGVVHVDIPENVMNGSFTTSETFDAAPSSYRRVSALEPSAADVTAIADAMLKAERPLIHAGSGVVHARAFAELTQVAEQLGCPVSTSWGARGVISEQHALALPTNALAAIQAARQSADWVLVLGSRLGETDFWGKAPYWGPRDAQRFIQVDHDEEILGLNRPAERCVLSDCGTLLRALARELERRPLAAEQKQLRARRTAELGALRVQEREQLAAALENRASPMPPAHVPHTLRKLLEDDAILIADGGNTAVWAQFFHEVRVPNTFLGTFKLGMLGAGIAQALGAQVALPKRRVVCVIGDGAMGFHAQELETAVRHRLPVTFVVLCDRQWGMVKLTQQVGLGAMREALGSKHEGTINTDFEEIRFDDLARAMGAHGERVSAPDELETVLKRALDHAGPALVHVDVDPMLHLWAPGLQLFKDMHQEPAGE